In a genomic window of Pedobacter sp. KBS0701:
- the tsaE gene encoding tRNA (adenosine(37)-N6)-threonylcarbamoyltransferase complex ATPase subunit type 1 TsaE, with product MDIEVNSLAELPVVAQQLSDFAGSEKVFIFEGDMGAGKTTFIKNFCKHLGIEDVVSSPTYSIVNEYESPDGPVFHFDFYRIKDIREAYDLGYEEYFYGSGICLIEWPERVEELLPENYIKVEINVLAEDRRLFKLSKV from the coding sequence ATGGATATTGAAGTAAATAGTTTAGCCGAATTACCTGTTGTGGCACAACAGCTTTCAGATTTTGCGGGCAGTGAGAAAGTCTTCATTTTTGAAGGCGATATGGGTGCCGGGAAAACCACTTTTATTAAAAACTTCTGTAAACATTTAGGTATAGAAGATGTGGTTTCGAGCCCAACCTATTCTATCGTTAATGAATATGAAAGCCCTGATGGTCCCGTGTTTCATTTCGATTTTTACCGTATAAAAGATATCCGTGAGGCGTACGACCTGGGCTATGAGGAATATTTTTATGGCAGCGGTATCTGTTTAATCGAATGGCCTGAAAGGGTAGAAGAATTACTACCCGAAAACTACATTAAAGTGGAGATAAATGTGCTGGCTGAAGATCGCAGATTATTCAAACTCTCGAAGGTATAA
- a CDS encoding alanine dehydrogenase — translation MATGLREGMADIARQGLLQTQEAKLETRNKKNSLYIGIPKEISFQENRIALTPLSVALLVNNGHRVVLESGAGIAANFSDTEYAEQGAKIAYNKKEVFDADILVKIAPPMLEEIEMMHKGQTLISSLQTGTLKQDYLKALMHKKINALCFENLRDEGNILSVVRAMSEIVGSTSILIAAEYLSNVTGGKGLMLGGFTGVPPTEIVILGAGTVGEYAARTALALGAEVKVFDSSIYRLRRLQNNLGSRVFTSVMQPIVLNKAIITCDVVIGAIRASHGRSPCVVMEETVARMKPHSVVIDVSIDQGGCFETSEVTNHTNPVFRKYDVIHYCVPNIASRVPRTASYALTNIFAPILLDIGEFGGLMNMVWNNPGIREALYIYQGNCTNKDLADMFNLPFKDLELLVVSNQ, via the coding sequence ATGGCTACAGGATTACGCGAAGGAATGGCCGATATAGCTCGTCAGGGTTTACTACAAACGCAAGAAGCAAAGTTAGAAACCAGAAATAAAAAAAACAGTCTATACATAGGAATACCAAAGGAAATTTCTTTCCAGGAAAATAGAATTGCATTAACTCCTTTATCTGTTGCGTTATTGGTAAACAACGGACATCGTGTTGTTTTAGAAAGTGGTGCAGGTATCGCCGCTAATTTTTCTGACACTGAATATGCCGAGCAGGGAGCCAAAATTGCCTATAACAAAAAGGAAGTTTTTGATGCGGATATCCTGGTGAAAATTGCGCCTCCAATGCTGGAAGAGATTGAAATGATGCATAAGGGGCAAACACTTATTTCTTCTTTACAAACCGGAACGCTAAAGCAGGATTATCTAAAAGCATTGATGCATAAAAAAATTAATGCGTTGTGTTTTGAAAACCTCCGAGACGAAGGCAATATTTTGAGTGTGGTTCGGGCCATGAGTGAAATTGTGGGATCTACCTCTATTTTAATAGCGGCAGAATACCTGAGCAATGTAACAGGAGGTAAAGGATTAATGTTAGGCGGTTTTACCGGTGTGCCGCCAACTGAAATTGTTATTTTAGGTGCAGGTACCGTTGGCGAATATGCAGCCAGAACAGCTTTGGCCTTAGGTGCCGAGGTGAAGGTTTTTGACAGTTCTATCTACCGTTTACGCCGTTTACAAAATAATTTGGGCAGCAGGGTTTTTACTTCAGTAATGCAGCCTATCGTATTGAATAAAGCCATTATAACCTGCGATGTAGTGATTGGCGCCATTCGTGCCAGTCATGGCCGTAGCCCTTGCGTGGTAATGGAAGAAACTGTTGCCCGCATGAAACCTCACTCTGTGGTAATTGATGTCAGTATTGATCAGGGTGGTTGTTTTGAAACCTCTGAAGTAACCAATCATACCAATCCTGTTTTCAGGAAGTATGACGTCATCCATTACTGTGTGCCAAATATTGCCTCGCGTGTGCCAAGAACGGCTTCTTATGCCTTAACTAACATTTTTGCGCCTATTTTATTGGATATTGGTGAATTTGGAGGTTTAATGAATATGGTTTGGAATAATCCTGGTATCCGCGAAGCACTTTACATTTACCAGGGAAACTGTACCAATAAAGATCTGGCTGATATGTTTAATTTGCCGTTTAAGGATTTGGAACTGTTGGTGGTTTCTAATCAATAA
- a CDS encoding M15 family metallopeptidase → MKFNLLALFFFISVAVNAQNKPLAIKKLVIVNSYNQYLASVKSNPNNELVEIKKVIPTIKLDIRYATRNNFMQQVMYKQARAFARKPVVEALKKIQKELSKKGYGLKIFDGYRPYAITVEFYKKASDKNFVANPAKGSKHNRGCAVDLTLINLKTGKELVMPTPYDSFSAAAAVKYDNVSPEARKNRDFLIAIMAKYQMNVLENEWWHYDFLGWRSYDLMDIPFEKL, encoded by the coding sequence ATGAAATTCAATCTGCTAGCTTTATTCTTTTTCATTTCTGTTGCTGTAAATGCCCAAAATAAACCCCTTGCGATAAAAAAGCTGGTTATCGTAAATTCTTACAACCAATATCTGGCTTCTGTAAAATCGAATCCGAATAACGAACTGGTTGAAATCAAAAAAGTCATTCCAACAATTAAGCTGGATATCCGTTACGCGACCAGGAATAATTTTATGCAGCAGGTCATGTATAAACAGGCGAGGGCTTTTGCCCGTAAACCTGTAGTTGAGGCCTTAAAGAAAATTCAAAAGGAACTAAGTAAAAAAGGTTACGGTTTAAAAATATTTGATGGTTACCGACCGTACGCCATTACTGTTGAGTTTTATAAAAAAGCAAGCGATAAAAATTTTGTGGCCAATCCGGCAAAAGGATCTAAACACAATAGGGGCTGTGCAGTAGATTTAACACTAATTAATCTGAAAACAGGTAAGGAATTGGTGATGCCAACGCCTTATGATAGTTTTTCGGCAGCCGCCGCCGTAAAGTATGACAATGTATCACCCGAAGCCAGGAAAAACCGCGATTTCCTGATTGCTATCATGGCAAAATACCAGATGAATGTGCTGGAAAATGAATGGTGGCATTATGATTTCTTGGGGTGGAGAAGTTATGATTTAATGGATATTCCTTTCGAGAAATTGTAG
- a CDS encoding phosphoglycerate mutase family protein, producing the protein MKKLLVFLSLSLLFVNVISAQTTTIWIVRHAEKDKSNPQDTDPSLSDEGKIRVADLAKYLKKVKFDIAFATPTKRTHQTLDSLVIPKVINYKDIKSLVDTIKTNYVGKTVMVAAHSNTVLEIIEALGGKRPKEELTDDDYDYIFELSVKEDKARVKMDQYGRPHHL; encoded by the coding sequence ATGAAAAAACTGCTTGTATTCCTGTCGTTAAGCCTTCTTTTTGTTAATGTCATTTCAGCACAAACCACCACCATATGGATTGTTAGACATGCTGAGAAGGATAAATCAAACCCACAGGATACCGATCCCAGCCTATCGGATGAGGGAAAAATCCGTGTTGCCGATTTAGCAAAGTATTTAAAAAAGGTAAAATTTGATATTGCCTTCGCCACTCCGACAAAAAGAACCCATCAAACCTTAGATTCGTTGGTGATCCCAAAAGTAATTAATTATAAAGATATTAAATCGCTTGTGGATACCATTAAGACCAATTATGTAGGTAAAACGGTGATGGTTGCAGCTCATTCCAATACCGTACTCGAAATTATTGAAGCACTTGGCGGTAAAAGGCCAAAAGAGGAATTGACTGATGATGATTACGATTACATTTTTGAATTATCGGTAAAAGAAGATAAAGCAAGGGTTAAAATGGATCAATACGGCAGGCCGCACCACTTGTAG
- a CDS encoding aminotransferase class I/II-fold pyridoxal phosphate-dependent enzyme → MPDFKSINQPFSNTIKIDGNSYLYFGGTAYLGIPKNQAFINLYLEGIKKFGLNNGTSRTNNIQLGIYDEAEKVAAGRYGAEAALITSSGYLAAQLTVKSLSILGKVIYAPTTHPALWLTDQSANQQTFNDWKKETINLINTSNEKTWVLISNSMNNLFPEIYDFNFLTKIQPEKKVILIVDDSHGIGVNNNGMGAFINLPVKANIERIVVASMAKALGVDAGLVLGSGAVIAKLKNSNTFVGASPPSAASLFAFINAQKIHHNAWTRLQENIKLLTAGLNKTWTFEPMFPAFLAQDATLVNRLLKEKILISSFPYPKPESEPINRIVLSSWHEKEDIDRLIKALNF, encoded by the coding sequence ATGCCAGATTTTAAATCGATAAATCAGCCTTTTTCGAATACAATCAAGATTGATGGTAATTCCTACCTGTATTTTGGCGGAACGGCGTACCTGGGTATTCCAAAAAATCAGGCTTTTATCAATTTATATCTGGAAGGGATCAAGAAATTTGGCTTAAATAATGGAACTAGCCGTACCAATAATATTCAACTGGGTATTTATGATGAAGCAGAAAAAGTAGCCGCCGGGCGGTATGGAGCAGAAGCAGCGCTCATTACTTCGAGCGGATATTTAGCCGCGCAACTTACCGTTAAAAGCTTATCTATATTAGGTAAAGTAATTTATGCTCCAACTACGCACCCTGCGCTTTGGTTAACCGATCAGTCAGCCAATCAGCAAACATTTAATGACTGGAAGAAGGAAACAATAAACCTCATCAATACGTCCAATGAAAAAACATGGGTGCTGATCAGCAACTCCATGAACAATCTGTTTCCTGAAATTTATGATTTTAACTTTTTAACCAAAATACAGCCAGAAAAAAAGGTTATCTTAATTGTTGATGATTCACATGGCATAGGGGTTAATAATAATGGGATGGGTGCGTTTATCAACCTTCCGGTTAAAGCCAATATCGAACGCATTGTTGTGGCCTCAATGGCAAAAGCGTTAGGAGTTGATGCAGGATTGGTGTTAGGCTCTGGTGCCGTTATCGCCAAACTAAAAAACAGCAATACTTTTGTTGGAGCATCCCCTCCATCTGCAGCCAGCCTTTTTGCCTTTATCAATGCCCAAAAAATTCACCACAATGCATGGACAAGATTGCAGGAAAATATAAAGTTACTTACTGCCGGTTTAAATAAAACATGGACTTTTGAACCAATGTTTCCTGCATTCTTAGCACAAGATGCTACTTTAGTAAACCGCTTGTTAAAAGAAAAGATTCTGATTTCATCTTTCCCCTACCCAAAACCCGAATCTGAGCCGATAAATCGAATTGTTTTGAGCAGCTGGCACGAAAAAGAAGATATTGATCGCTTAATAAAAGCCTTAAATTTTTAA
- a CDS encoding D-alanyl-D-alanine carboxypeptidase: MFPLKNHNFIFLTFVLSICLLTGCSTNKIISKKVAKEFKNSQVIKQYQVGFALYNPTDKKMIFQKDADKYFTPASNTKLYTFFASLKMLPDLMPALKYIERNDSLIFWGTGDPAFLQFAVKDKSAYHFLLSSNKKLFFSPGRYSGNFFGDGWSWDDYDYYYQPEITEMPIMDNMVTSTYAGPNQINIEPKVFAPCFKVDSTKNTGNFQVTRDFLTNNFHYPAVAVKPGYNQQNPYKTSAQVTVEVLSDTLHKPVGLIDFKIPSDAKILQGAKRDSVLKHMMLPSDNFIAEHLLLVCSNQIGDTLSTTKAIDYITKNYLSFLPDKVKWADGSGLSRQNLFTPRDNVYLLDSIYRLVNNPEKLFDLLPAGGKSGTLKSAYPKTDKPYVYGKTGSLGGVHNQSGYVLTKKGKTYIYSFMNNNFVKPTAEVRAEMVRIVTYIHNNF, from the coding sequence ATGTTCCCCTTAAAAAATCATAATTTTATTTTTCTTACGTTTGTTCTATCCATTTGCCTGTTAACTGGTTGTTCAACGAATAAGATCATTTCAAAAAAAGTAGCTAAAGAATTCAAAAATTCGCAGGTGATTAAACAATATCAGGTTGGTTTTGCGCTTTATAATCCAACAGATAAAAAAATGATTTTTCAGAAAGATGCGGATAAGTATTTTACTCCGGCGTCTAATACCAAATTATATACCTTTTTTGCAAGCTTAAAAATGCTGCCAGATTTAATGCCAGCCTTAAAATACATTGAGCGAAATGATTCATTGATTTTTTGGGGAACCGGAGATCCGGCTTTTTTACAATTCGCGGTAAAAGACAAATCGGCATACCATTTTCTCCTGTCATCAAATAAAAAACTATTCTTTTCTCCTGGCCGATATTCGGGCAATTTCTTTGGCGATGGCTGGTCGTGGGATGATTACGATTATTATTATCAGCCGGAAATTACCGAAATGCCGATTATGGATAACATGGTAACCTCTACTTATGCTGGTCCAAATCAAATCAACATCGAACCCAAAGTTTTTGCACCATGTTTTAAAGTAGATTCGACAAAAAACACAGGTAATTTTCAGGTAACACGCGATTTTTTAACCAATAACTTCCATTATCCTGCCGTTGCTGTAAAACCCGGCTATAACCAGCAAAACCCATATAAAACCAGCGCACAGGTTACCGTTGAAGTATTATCGGATACACTACACAAGCCTGTTGGACTTATTGATTTTAAAATTCCTTCGGATGCCAAAATTTTGCAGGGCGCAAAACGCGACTCGGTTTTAAAACACATGATGTTACCCAGCGATAATTTTATCGCCGAACATTTACTTTTGGTTTGCTCCAACCAGATTGGCGATACATTGAGTACAACGAAAGCCATTGATTATATTACAAAAAACTACCTTTCTTTTTTGCCTGATAAAGTAAAATGGGCTGACGGATCTGGTTTGTCCCGTCAGAATTTATTTACCCCCCGCGATAATGTATACCTCCTCGATTCTATCTATAGGCTGGTAAACAATCCGGAAAAACTTTTTGATCTACTGCCTGCCGGAGGAAAAAGCGGAACCTTAAAAAGTGCTTATCCAAAAACCGATAAACCTTATGTTTACGGCAAAACAGGTTCATTAGGTGGTGTGCATAACCAAAGTGGGTATGTATTGACAAAAAAAGGGAAAACGTATATCTATTCCTTTATGAACAATAATTTTGTAAAACCAACTGCAGAAGTACGTGCCGAGATGGTAAGGATAGTAACTTACATACATAATAATTTTTGA
- a CDS encoding aspartyl protease family protein — translation MLTKYSSGVIICLRKLTICLGLVFFMLSVSGQEFLFKRNRQKQSISFKCIKNLMVIPVFVNGKGPYDFVLDTGVGPMIITDPSIIDSLNFSNLRKIKVSGLGIETIEAYVSQSLDVKVGSTSIKYIPTAILKEDLFNLSGHLGLKIYGLLGFSFFNSFIVDIRYSENRLIIYDRDAKVKYRGKKIPIEIENQKPYVVGNVELPDGKSINARFLMDTGASHALSLEMLQGSEYPLPEKKIKANLGMSLSGQIKGYIGRVGKFSLGNYVFNDVVAGFPDFKSIAEKIDLSKRNGNLGADLLRRFNIQFNYQDGFIYLKTNGLSKIPFEHDMVGMVLYLDQKEYKRVLIGEIDENSPAEKAGLCTDDEIIAVNFKNIDAYSLNDLNEMFKSKADRNIILEIFRDNQVYFKVIRLEKRI, via the coding sequence ATGTTAACCAAATATAGTTCCGGTGTAATAATCTGTTTACGTAAACTGACCATTTGCCTGGGCCTGGTATTTTTTATGCTTTCAGTTTCGGGACAGGAATTTCTTTTTAAAAGAAACCGGCAAAAGCAATCCATTTCTTTTAAATGTATCAAAAACCTAATGGTTATTCCGGTATTTGTAAATGGAAAAGGGCCATACGATTTTGTTCTTGACACTGGGGTTGGTCCCATGATTATTACCGATCCATCTATTATCGATTCGTTAAATTTTAGTAATCTCCGTAAAATTAAAGTTTCTGGGTTGGGAATCGAAACCATTGAGGCCTATGTATCTCAAAGCCTTGATGTAAAAGTAGGTAGTACAAGCATTAAGTATATACCAACGGCGATCTTAAAAGAAGATCTCTTTAACTTGTCGGGACATTTAGGTCTGAAAATTTATGGATTGTTGGGTTTTAGTTTTTTTAACAGCTTTATTGTTGATATCCGCTATAGCGAAAATAGGTTGATTATTTACGATCGGGATGCAAAAGTTAAATACCGCGGAAAAAAAATCCCGATTGAGATCGAAAATCAGAAACCTTATGTTGTTGGTAATGTTGAACTTCCTGATGGGAAATCGATCAACGCCAGATTCTTAATGGATACTGGTGCAAGTCACGCGCTTTCCCTCGAAATGTTACAGGGCAGTGAATATCCCTTGCCCGAAAAAAAAATAAAGGCCAATTTGGGGATGAGCCTCAGCGGACAGATTAAAGGTTACATCGGCAGGGTGGGCAAATTTAGTTTAGGAAATTATGTTTTTAATGATGTTGTTGCCGGATTCCCGGATTTTAAAAGCATTGCAGAAAAAATCGACCTATCTAAACGAAATGGGAATTTAGGCGCCGATTTACTTCGGAGATTTAATATTCAGTTCAACTATCAGGATGGCTTTATTTATCTTAAAACCAATGGATTAAGTAAAATTCCTTTTGAACACGATATGGTAGGTATGGTACTTTATCTTGATCAGAAAGAATATAAAAGAGTTCTGATTGGAGAAATAGACGAAAATAGTCCGGCAGAAAAAGCGGGTTTGTGTACCGACGATGAAATTATTGCGGTAAACTTTAAAAACATTGATGCTTATTCTTTGAACGATCTTAACGAAATGTTTAAATCGAAAGCAGACAGAAATATAATTTTGGAAATTTTTAGAGATAATCAAGTCTATTTTAAAGTGATTCGCCTAGAAAAGAGGATCTGA
- a CDS encoding zinc-dependent metalloprotease: MNKNFKVLALAGIVALGVAGSGSVYAQKKSKTTKGATPTTPTAAPVAAKKEGIKPFAEIITSKARTTNGLFKTHKVDDKWYFEIPDSMINREMLVVTRLAKVPAGVKVGNQQYGGEELNEQVWKWERRGKQVYIRVPSYSTKADPNSDMYESVQNSNLAQILASFEIKAYNKDTTGVVIDVTDFYNGDVMAIGATDQIRKAYKVTMYDATRSYIDTVKTFPINVEVKTAKTYRAAESPTDNSNGAVTFEFNTSMLLLPKIPVKARIMDSRVGFFGQSQIDYGSNAQKAERTAYIHRWNLVPKDTNAYKRGELVEPVKPIVIYIDPATPKKWVPFLIQGINDWQVAFEAAGFRNAIIGKEAPTPEQDPQFSVEDSRYSVVRYFASDIANAYGPHISDPRTGQILETHIGWYHNVMNLLRNWYFVQTAAINPEVRKAQFTDAQMGELIRFVSSHEIGHTLGLPHNFGSSYAYPVDSLRSKTFTDKHGTAPSIMDYARFNYIAQPGDGVTKLHPQIGEYDKWVVKWGYTWIPGNKTAEQEKEILDQWTLKNAGNPLYFYGRQGTSLDPRLQSEDLGDNAMKASTYGIANLKRILPNVEKWTYQKGKDYSDLKEIYTEIVGQFSRYMGHVATNVGGLSENFKTYDQKGPVYAYLPKAKQKEAVAFFNQQLFTTPLWLISNDQLSKFDNGVLLNRIKGVQTNTLGNLLSASRIARLLDNETKNGRAKAYTLPELFADLRSSVFVGGRADAFKRNLQRAYVDRLQDLMTKDSELPVGFPVEYAASYGLTPINVGLSDIRPLVRAELKTLLATTKARAAAGDAITKAHYEDLNIRIKDILDPKK, encoded by the coding sequence ATGAATAAAAATTTTAAGGTACTTGCCCTCGCAGGTATCGTAGCACTTGGTGTAGCCGGATCAGGTTCGGTATATGCCCAGAAAAAATCTAAAACGACTAAAGGTGCCACTCCAACAACTCCAACCGCAGCCCCGGTAGCAGCAAAAAAAGAAGGTATTAAACCATTTGCTGAAATAATTACTTCAAAAGCCAGAACTACAAACGGTTTATTCAAAACACACAAAGTGGACGATAAATGGTATTTTGAGATACCAGATTCGATGATTAACCGCGAAATGCTTGTAGTTACCCGTTTGGCAAAGGTGCCTGCAGGTGTAAAAGTAGGTAACCAGCAATATGGCGGGGAAGAATTAAATGAACAAGTTTGGAAATGGGAGCGCAGGGGAAAACAAGTTTACATCCGCGTACCAAGTTATTCAACTAAGGCCGATCCGAACAGCGATATGTACGAATCGGTACAAAACTCTAATCTTGCACAGATTTTAGCCAGCTTTGAGATTAAAGCCTACAATAAAGATACTACAGGCGTTGTGATTGATGTTACCGATTTTTACAACGGTGATGTAATGGCTATAGGTGCTACTGATCAGATCCGTAAGGCTTATAAAGTTACCATGTACGATGCAACACGTTCTTATATTGATACGGTAAAAACTTTTCCTATTAATGTTGAAGTAAAAACAGCTAAAACATACCGTGCGGCAGAATCTCCAACAGATAACAGCAATGGAGCCGTTACTTTCGAGTTTAATACCTCAATGTTATTATTGCCAAAAATCCCTGTAAAAGCAAGGATAATGGATAGCAGGGTTGGTTTCTTTGGTCAATCTCAGATCGATTACGGGAGCAACGCGCAAAAAGCAGAACGTACAGCCTATATTCACCGCTGGAATCTGGTTCCAAAAGATACCAATGCTTATAAACGTGGCGAATTAGTAGAACCGGTAAAACCTATTGTAATTTATATCGATCCTGCAACACCAAAAAAATGGGTGCCGTTTTTGATCCAGGGGATTAACGATTGGCAGGTAGCATTCGAAGCTGCTGGTTTTAGAAATGCCATAATAGGTAAAGAAGCACCAACACCGGAACAAGATCCTCAGTTTAGCGTAGAAGACTCCAGATACTCTGTGGTTCGTTATTTTGCTTCAGATATTGCAAATGCTTACGGCCCGCACATTAGCGATCCCCGTACCGGTCAGATTTTAGAAACGCATATTGGTTGGTACCATAACGTAATGAACCTATTGCGTAACTGGTATTTTGTACAAACGGCAGCTATTAATCCTGAAGTGCGTAAAGCGCAATTTACTGATGCGCAGATGGGCGAATTGATCCGTTTTGTTTCTTCACACGAAATAGGCCATACTTTAGGTTTGCCACATAACTTTGGCTCAAGCTATGCTTACCCGGTTGATTCTTTACGTTCAAAAACGTTTACAGATAAACATGGTACCGCACCTTCAATTATGGATTATGCGCGTTTTAATTACATTGCTCAACCTGGCGATGGCGTAACCAAACTTCACCCTCAAATTGGAGAATACGATAAATGGGTAGTGAAATGGGGATATACCTGGATTCCTGGAAACAAAACTGCAGAACAGGAAAAAGAAATTTTAGATCAGTGGACTTTAAAAAATGCAGGTAATCCTTTGTATTTCTATGGCCGTCAGGGAACTTCATTAGATCCTCGTTTGCAGAGCGAAGATTTGGGAGACAATGCAATGAAAGCGAGTACCTATGGTATTGCGAATTTAAAACGTATCCTTCCTAATGTAGAAAAATGGACCTATCAGAAAGGAAAAGATTACAGCGATTTAAAAGAAATTTATACTGAAATTGTTGGTCAGTTTAGCCGTTATATGGGGCATGTGGCAACAAATGTTGGTGGTTTAAGCGAAAATTTTAAAACCTACGATCAAAAAGGACCAGTTTATGCCTACTTACCGAAAGCAAAACAAAAAGAAGCCGTTGCTTTTTTCAATCAACAATTATTTACTACCCCACTTTGGTTAATCAGCAACGATCAATTAAGTAAATTTGATAATGGAGTGCTTTTAAACCGGATTAAAGGGGTTCAAACGAATACTTTGGGTAACCTGCTATCGGCATCCCGTATCGCACGTTTATTAGATAACGAAACTAAAAATGGTAGGGCAAAAGCATATACCTTACCTGAGTTATTTGCAGATTTAAGATCGTCGGTATTTGTGGGCGGAAGAGCTGACGCCTTTAAACGTAACTTACAACGTGCGTATGTAGACCGTTTGCAGGATTTAATGACCAAAGATTCAGAACTTCCGGTTGGTTTCCCGGTAGAGTATGCCGCTAGTTATGGTTTAACTCCAATCAATGTAGGCTTATCTGATATCAGGCCGCTGGTTAGAGCAGAGCTGAAAACCTTATTGGCTACTACAAAAGCCAGGGCAGCTGCGGGTGATGCCATTACCAAAGCACATTACGAAGATTTAAATATCAGAATTAAAGATATTTTAGATCCGAAGAAATAA
- a CDS encoding phosphodiester glycosidase family protein encodes MNGKIINTNHLDKNGNRARHQEAAVVMDKGKISIKKWDGSTGWETKLSEQNVLLNGPLLTLNHVDEILDTTGFNRLRHPRTCLGLKPNGKVILLTVDGRNENSSGMSLFELTKLMRWLGCTSAINFDGGGSTTLWVNGMPDGGVINYPADNKKWDHEGQRKVANVILVKKQAKR; translated from the coding sequence GTGAACGGAAAAATAATCAATACCAACCATTTGGATAAAAACGGAAACCGGGCCAGGCACCAGGAAGCGGCAGTCGTAATGGATAAAGGGAAAATATCGATCAAAAAATGGGATGGATCAACCGGTTGGGAAACAAAGTTGAGTGAACAAAATGTTTTGCTAAACGGACCGTTATTAACCTTAAACCATGTTGATGAAATTTTAGATACCACTGGTTTTAACCGTTTACGCCATCCCCGTACCTGCCTGGGCTTGAAACCAAACGGAAAGGTAATTTTATTGACCGTTGATGGTAGGAATGAAAACTCATCAGGAATGAGTTTGTTCGAACTCACCAAATTAATGCGTTGGCTGGGCTGTACTTCTGCTATCAATTTCGATGGCGGCGGCTCCACCACCCTGTGGGTAAATGGAATGCCTGATGGTGGAGTAATCAATTATCCAGCAGATAATAAAAAATGGGATCATGAGGGGCAGCGGAAAGTGGCCAATGTTATTCTGGTAAAGAAACAGGCCAAAAGATAA
- a CDS encoding cold-shock protein: MQEGTVKFFNVTKGFGFIIPANGDSEIFVHSTGLIDEIRENDKVQYEVANGKKGLNAVNVKVI; this comes from the coding sequence ATGCAAGAAGGCACAGTAAAATTCTTCAATGTAACTAAAGGTTTTGGCTTTATCATCCCTGCGAATGGCGATAGCGAAATTTTTGTTCATTCAACAGGTCTTATCGACGAAATCCGTGAAAACGACAAAGTACAGTACGAAGTTGCTAACGGTAAAAAAGGCTTAAACGCCGTTAATGTGAAAGTAATTTAA
- a CDS encoding alpha/beta hydrolase: MTYYFIIPGLGNSGPDHWQTYFEKSGDNFIRINQKEWDTPANQDWIENIESALTGYNLDDVVLIGHSLGCTAIANWAKTYQKKIKGALLVAPSDIEAPKYNFDTPGFDHVPLDKINFKTIVVTSGNDEWVTLERAEFFAKNWGSEFINIGNAGHINAAAGFGDWPKGLEILKTLG, encoded by the coding sequence ATGACTTATTACTTTATCATTCCTGGTTTGGGCAATTCTGGCCCTGACCATTGGCAAACGTACTTCGAAAAATCAGGAGATAACTTTATCCGTATTAATCAAAAGGAATGGGATACACCAGCAAATCAGGATTGGATTGAAAACATAGAATCGGCACTCACCGGATATAATTTGGATGATGTGGTTTTAATCGGTCATAGTTTAGGCTGTACAGCCATTGCCAATTGGGCAAAAACTTATCAAAAGAAAATTAAGGGTGCCTTATTGGTTGCGCCCAGCGATATAGAAGCACCAAAGTACAATTTTGATACACCTGGCTTTGATCATGTTCCCTTGGATAAAATAAATTTTAAAACTATCGTAGTAACTAGCGGAAATGATGAATGGGTAACGCTGGAAAGGGCTGAGTTTTTTGCTAAAAATTGGGGAAGTGAATTTATTAATATCGGTAATGCCGGACATATTAATGCTGCCGCGGGCTTTGGTGATTGGCCAAAGGGATTGGAGATTTTGAAAACTTTGGGTTAA